One window of Candidatus Omnitrophota bacterium genomic DNA carries:
- the dnaK gene encoding molecular chaperone DnaK: protein MAKAIGIDLGTSNSAAAVVEGGRPTIIPSAEGAGVASGKAFPSYVAFTKDGQRLVGEPARRQAAINPEGTIFAAKRKMGTDYKFRVYGKEYTPQQISAFILQKIKSDAEAFLGDKVEEVVITCPAYFDDNQRTATKDAGEIAGLKVLRIINEPTAACLAYGLDKLGKRLKIMVFDLGGGTLDVTIMEMGEEGGFMVLSTSGDTQLGGTDMDNALIEYVVEQFKRETGIDLHNDKMAMQRVREASEKAKIELSSTLTTDINLPFITADATGPKHLTINITRAKLEELVSPIIERCRHPIEQALADAQLKAGDIDRIILVGGPTRMPSVQKFVEEVVGKKIERGIDPMECVAMGAAVQAAIIKGEMKEVLLVDVTPLSLGIETLGGVFTKLIERNTAIPTRKSEIFSTAADNQTAVTIRVLQGERPMADDNVELGRFDLIGIPPAPRGIPKIEVTFDIDANGIVHVSAKDLGTGKEQSMKITAPKKLSKEDIEKMVKEAEKFAEQDKKRKEEVELINQADTLIYTTEKSLKEFGDKISQSERAEIEAKLNDLKTAVKDKNIERIKKNMEELTRASHKLAEEVYKQAGATGQKTETHREQKAEKTENKEEKKEDIIDAEYKVDDEDKK, encoded by the coding sequence ATGGCTAAAGCAATCGGTATTGATTTAGGAACATCCAATTCTGCGGCTGCGGTAGTAGAAGGAGGAAGACCTACGATTATTCCTTCTGCCGAAGGGGCTGGAGTGGCTTCGGGGAAGGCTTTTCCTTCGTATGTCGCTTTTACTAAAGATGGACAACGACTAGTGGGAGAGCCTGCAAGAAGACAAGCAGCAATTAATCCCGAGGGGACGATTTTTGCTGCCAAACGCAAGATGGGGACAGATTACAAATTTAGAGTCTATGGTAAAGAGTATACTCCACAACAAATTTCTGCGTTTATTTTACAAAAAATCAAAAGTGATGCAGAAGCATTTTTAGGAGATAAAGTTGAAGAGGTGGTAATTACTTGCCCTGCTTATTTCGATGACAATCAGCGAACCGCTACCAAAGACGCAGGAGAAATTGCGGGATTGAAGGTTTTACGCATTATCAATGAACCTACTGCTGCCTGTCTTGCCTATGGTTTGGATAAATTAGGTAAGCGCTTAAAAATTATGGTTTTTGATCTGGGTGGAGGAACACTGGATGTTACCATTATGGAGATGGGCGAAGAAGGAGGTTTTATGGTTCTTTCTACCAGTGGCGATACTCAGTTGGGTGGAACGGATATGGATAATGCACTTATTGAGTATGTGGTTGAGCAGTTTAAACGTGAGACAGGGATAGACCTGCATAATGATAAAATGGCTATGCAGAGAGTCCGTGAAGCTTCTGAGAAGGCAAAGATTGAACTTTCCAGTACGCTCACTACGGACATAAATCTTCCTTTTATTACCGCGGATGCAACAGGGCCTAAACATCTTACAATAAACATTACCCGCGCTAAGTTAGAGGAATTAGTCTCACCTATCATTGAACGATGCCGGCACCCCATAGAACAGGCGTTAGCGGATGCACAACTTAAGGCTGGGGATATTGACAGGATAATACTGGTGGGAGGGCCTACCCGGATGCCCTCGGTACAGAAATTTGTGGAGGAAGTGGTGGGGAAGAAGATTGAACGTGGAATAGACCCGATGGAATGCGTCGCTATGGGAGCAGCGGTTCAGGCAGCAATTATTAAAGGAGAGATGAAGGAAGTATTACTCGTAGATGTTACTCCTTTATCTTTAGGAATTGAAACATTAGGAGGGGTTTTTACAAAATTGATTGAGAGAAATACAGCAATTCCTACCCGTAAATCTGAAATATTTTCTACCGCGGCCGACAACCAGACTGCAGTTACTATCCGTGTGCTTCAAGGTGAACGGCCGATGGCAGATGATAATGTAGAATTAGGAAGATTTGATTTGATTGGTATTCCTCCAGCACCACGGGGAATTCCTAAAATTGAAGTTACTTTCGATATCGACGCCAATGGTATTGTTCATGTTTCGGCAAAGGATTTAGGGACCGGTAAGGAACAATCAATGAAAATTACTGCTCCTAAGAAGTTATCGAAAGAGGATATTGAAAAGATGGTTAAAGAGGCGGAGAAATTTGCAGAACAGGATAAGAAGAGAAAAGAGGAGGTAGAATTAATAAATCAAGCAGATACTTTGATTTACACTACAGAAAAATCCTTAAAAGAATTTGGTGATAAGATCAGCCAGAGTGAGCGGGCAGAGATTGAGGCAAAACTTAATGACTTAAAAACCGCGGTTAAGGACAAGAATATAGAAAGAATCAAAAAGAATATGGAGGAATTGACCCGTGCTTCCCACAAACTGGCAGAAGAGGTTTATAAACAAGCGGGAGCTACTGGTCAGAAAACAGAAACCCACCGTGAACAAAAAGCAGAGAAAACGGAAAATAAAGAAGAAAAGAAAGAAGACATTATTGATGCGGAATATAAAGTAGATGATGAGGATAAGAAATAA
- the dnaJ gene encoding molecular chaperone DnaJ, with translation MAKRDYYEILGVDKRASKEEIRAAFRKLAMQYHPDRAPQDKKKEAEEKFKEISEAYAVLSDDQKRAQYDQFGHAGIDSRYSYEDIFRGADFGSIFEDLGFGGSIFEELFSDFGLFGSGRRTSRKTGRGRDLQFDLEISFEEAARGTTRTIEVSRYEICSACRGEGAKPGTKKVECSRCHGTGQSRVSQGFFTLTTTCSACQGEGYKVQVPCPNCRGQGREKVERKIEVKIPPGVDTGSHLRLTGEGEAGVSGVRGDLYVVIYVKPHPLFERHEDDIYLELPISFATACLGGEVDVPTLNGGVKMKIPAGTQSGKVFRIRGKGFPRLHNQGQGDELVRVVVEVPTELTPEQKKLLRDFAAALREDSLPLTRSFREKLRHIFK, from the coding sequence ATGGCGAAACGTGATTATTACGAAATACTGGGTGTAGATAAGAGAGCCTCCAAAGAGGAGATAAGAGCTGCTTTTCGTAAGTTGGCAATGCAATACCATCCTGACCGCGCACCGCAGGATAAGAAAAAAGAGGCAGAGGAGAAATTTAAAGAAATTTCTGAAGCTTATGCAGTTTTGTCTGATGATCAGAAACGTGCTCAGTACGACCAATTTGGACATGCGGGAATTGATTCAAGATATAGTTACGAGGATATTTTCCGGGGAGCAGACTTTGGAAGCATCTTTGAGGATTTAGGTTTTGGAGGTAGCATCTTTGAAGAACTTTTTAGTGACTTTGGTTTATTTGGAAGTGGGCGAAGAACTTCTCGTAAGACAGGAAGAGGGAGGGACTTACAGTTTGATTTGGAAATCTCTTTTGAAGAGGCTGCGCGCGGGACTACAAGAACCATAGAGGTTTCGCGGTATGAAATTTGTTCTGCTTGTCGAGGGGAAGGGGCTAAACCGGGGACAAAAAAAGTCGAATGTTCGCGTTGTCACGGAACAGGGCAATCAAGGGTTTCCCAAGGGTTTTTTACTTTAACTACTACCTGTTCTGCCTGTCAAGGCGAAGGGTATAAAGTTCAGGTTCCCTGTCCTAACTGTCGTGGACAGGGGCGGGAGAAGGTGGAGCGAAAAATTGAAGTTAAAATTCCTCCCGGCGTAGATACAGGGTCGCATCTGCGTCTTACTGGAGAAGGCGAGGCGGGTGTTTCTGGTGTAAGGGGAGATTTGTATGTAGTAATCTATGTTAAACCTCATCCGCTCTTTGAAAGACATGAGGATGACATCTATTTAGAACTTCCCATAAGTTTTGCTACTGCCTGTTTAGGAGGAGAGGTGGATGTTCCTACTTTAAATGGTGGTGTAAAAATGAAGATCCCTGCAGGAACACAGTCGGGTAAAGTTTTTCGTATCCGAGGCAAAGGTTTTCCCAGATTACATAACCAAGGACAGGGAGATGAATTGGTGAGGGTAGTGGTAGAGGTTCCGACAGAATTAACCCCTGAACAAAAGAAACTTTTGCGTGATTTTGCTGCTGCATTAAGAGAAGATTCCCTCCCTTTAACCCGCTCCTTCCGCGAAAAATTACGCCATATATTTAAATAA
- the rplM gene encoding 50S ribosomal protein L13 — MAVRDKEDIKWYLIDAKKEVLGKLAVKAARILMGKHKPAYVPYLADGDGVIVINARQINITGDKLSHKFYKRYSGYPDGLKKIPLSEMLYRKPEEVIRHAVAGMLPKNKLTKILLKRLKVYADDKHPHLAQKPVMVK, encoded by the coding sequence ATGGCAGTTAGAGATAAGGAAGATATAAAGTGGTATTTAATAGATGCAAAAAAAGAGGTGTTAGGGAAATTAGCAGTTAAAGCGGCAAGGATTCTCATGGGAAAGCATAAGCCGGCGTATGTGCCCTATCTGGCTGATGGCGATGGTGTTATTGTTATTAATGCTCGTCAAATTAATATCACTGGCGATAAGCTTTCCCATAAATTTTATAAACGCTATTCGGGATATCCGGATGGTTTAAAGAAAATACCTCTTTCGGAGATGTTGTATCGTAAGCCTGAAGAGGTGATTAGACACGCTGTAGCAGGTATGCTTCCTAAGAATAAACTAACGAAGATTCTACTAAAGAGATTAAAAGTTTATGCTGATGATAAACATCCCCATTTGGCACAGAAACCCGTAATGGTTAAATAA
- the rpsI gene encoding 30S ribosomal protein S9: protein MVDDKNDNVVNQENQTTKILATGRRKTAVARVWLFQGTGKIQVNKKPYNLYFHRSLYEKLILEPFRATDTLGKFDVVAKLEGGGLTGQADALRLGISRALTLINPTFRPLLKRRGLLTRDPREKERKKYGQKGARKRFQWTKR, encoded by the coding sequence ATGGTAGATGACAAAAATGACAATGTGGTAAATCAGGAAAATCAAACAACGAAAATTCTTGCTACAGGACGTAGGAAAACCGCAGTGGCGAGAGTATGGCTTTTTCAGGGAACGGGGAAAATTCAAGTAAATAAAAAACCATATAATCTTTATTTTCACCGTTCGCTTTATGAAAAACTAATCCTCGAACCATTTCGCGCAACTGACACCTTAGGGAAATTTGATGTGGTTGCTAAATTGGAAGGAGGTGGTTTGACTGGTCAAGCGGATGCTCTACGTTTAGGTATCTCCCGTGCCCTTACCCTCATTAATCCTACTTTTAGACCTCTTCTGAAAAGACGCGGTCTCTTAACTCGCGATCCCAGAGAAAAAGAACGTAAAAAATATGGGCAGAAAGGTGCGAGAAAGAGATTCCAGTGGACGAAGCGTTAG
- the argC gene encoding N-acetyl-gamma-glutamyl-phosphate reductase, translated as MDKVKVGVVGATGYAGEELIRILLNHPQVEINYLSAKIDKPTDIIEIFPQFKKKISLICEELDIEKLAKKSEVVFLATPHGYAHTIVPELRKRDKIVIDLSADFRLKDEKLYKKWYNFEHSNKKFLEDAVYGLPEVYREEIKKNKLIANPGCYPTGVILGSLPLVKNSFLKENTIIVDTKSGATGAGRTLKTDLLFNEVNETIRVYKINAHQHIPEIEQELSLIGNKDIKTIFVPHLLPLSRGILSCIYIKLNKKFSTKDLLEFYNSFYKNEPFVRVLKEGNLPQLKSVQFSNYCDIGISVDQESDLAIVISAIDNLGKGASGQAVQNLNIIMGWEETVGLK; from the coding sequence ATGGATAAGGTTAAAGTTGGGGTTGTGGGAGCAACGGGTTATGCGGGAGAGGAATTAATCCGCATCTTACTTAATCATCCTCAAGTAGAGATAAATTATTTATCCGCAAAAATAGATAAACCTACGGATATAATTGAGATCTTTCCTCAATTTAAAAAGAAAATTAGTCTTATTTGTGAGGAACTGGATATAGAAAAGTTGGCTAAAAAATCAGAGGTAGTATTTCTTGCGACTCCCCATGGTTATGCCCATACCATCGTTCCCGAATTAAGGAAAAGGGATAAAATAGTAATTGATTTAAGTGCAGATTTTCGTCTTAAGGATGAAAAGCTCTATAAAAAATGGTATAACTTTGAACATAGCAATAAGAAATTTTTAGAAGATGCAGTCTATGGTTTGCCTGAGGTTTATCGAGAAGAGATTAAGAAAAATAAACTTATAGCTAATCCCGGATGTTATCCTACAGGAGTGATTTTAGGAAGCTTACCTTTGGTAAAGAATAGTTTTTTAAAAGAGAATACGATTATTGTAGATACAAAATCGGGAGCAACCGGGGCAGGGAGGACATTAAAAACTGATTTACTTTTTAATGAAGTTAATGAAACAATTCGTGTCTATAAAATAAATGCTCATCAACATATCCCGGAAATTGAACAGGAACTTTCTTTGATAGGAAATAAAGATATAAAAACTATATTTGTCCCCCATCTTTTACCATTAAGTCGAGGCATTCTGAGTTGTATTTATATAAAATTGAATAAAAAATTTTCTACGAAAGATCTCCTTGAATTTTACAATAGTTTTTATAAAAATGAACCCTTTGTGCGTGTTTTGAAAGAGGGTAATTTACCACAATTGAAATCAGTGCAATTCAGTAATTATTGTGATATTGGTATTAGCGTAGATCAAGAGAGTGATTTGGCCATTGTGATATCTGCTATTGACAATTTAGGTAAAGGAGCCAGTGGACAGGCGGTACAGAATTTAAATATTATTATGGGATGGGAAGAAACCGTCGGGCTTAAATAA
- the argJ gene encoding bifunctional glutamate N-acetyltransferase/amino-acid acetyltransferase ArgJ: MKIIRGGITAPHGFEASGISCGIKKGNALDLALIYSQQPALAVGLFTSSHFPANHVVLDRTRLNRYGRAQAIIVNSGNANCAVGEKGLSDAERVTDKVAKVLGINSFLVLMASTGIIGKRLPVEKIERAIPLLINTKRKDRYRLASRAIMTTDKKPKDIALELKIKGKKIRIGAMAKGAGMINPRLATMLCFITTDLSINSKLLKKALKEAVDNSFNRISIDGEMSTNDSVIIMANGLAGNRRIDNLEESDFLVFSEGLRFGCEYLARQIVLDGEGATKFISIKVKGAKNRFEAERVSRTIANSPLFKTAMYGQNPNWGRIISACGASEARLNPEKLDISLGGQFVFRCGKPVGKDFQHFKKILEKREIKVEIDLNLGKGEYSLWTIDLSEDYVRINAGYE; this comes from the coding sequence ATGAAGATAATTAGAGGGGGGATTACTGCCCCCCATGGTTTTGAAGCAAGCGGTATTTCTTGTGGTATAAAAAAGGGAAATGCATTAGATTTAGCGCTTATTTACTCCCAACAACCCGCTTTGGCAGTGGGATTATTTACCTCTTCACATTTCCCCGCAAACCATGTAGTTCTGGATAGAACACGGCTGAATAGGTATGGGCGAGCTCAGGCAATTATTGTTAATAGCGGAAATGCTAATTGTGCAGTAGGAGAGAAGGGTTTATCGGATGCAGAGAGGGTAACAGATAAAGTAGCAAAAGTTTTGGGTATTAATTCATTTCTTGTGTTGATGGCTTCTACAGGAATTATTGGTAAGAGATTACCCGTAGAGAAGATAGAAAGAGCGATTCCTCTTTTGATAAATACTAAAAGGAAAGATAGATACCGCTTGGCAAGTCGAGCCATAATGACCACCGATAAAAAACCCAAAGATATAGCTTTGGAATTGAAAATAAAGGGTAAGAAGATAAGGATTGGAGCCATGGCAAAGGGAGCGGGGATGATTAACCCTCGTTTGGCAACTATGCTCTGTTTTATAACCACAGATTTGAGTATAAACTCCAAACTGTTAAAGAAGGCGCTTAAAGAGGCCGTAGATAATTCATTTAATCGCATTAGCATCGATGGAGAGATGAGTACCAACGATAGCGTGATTATTATGGCCAATGGCTTGGCGGGAAATAGAAGGATAGATAATTTAGAAGAGAGTGATTTTCTTGTTTTCTCAGAAGGATTACGTTTTGGATGTGAGTATTTAGCGCGTCAAATTGTTTTAGATGGTGAAGGAGCGACTAAATTTATTTCTATAAAAGTTAAAGGAGCAAAGAACAGATTTGAGGCGGAGAGAGTATCCCGAACCATCGCAAATTCTCCTTTGTTTAAGACTGCGATGTATGGTCAGAACCCTAACTGGGGAAGGATTATTTCTGCTTGTGGAGCGTCAGAGGCTAGACTCAATCCGGAAAAGTTAGATATTAGTTTAGGAGGGCAATTTGTTTTCAGATGCGGTAAGCCTGTAGGAAAAGATTTCCAGCATTTTAAGAAGATTTTAGAAAAGAGAGAAATAAAAGTAGAAATAGATTTAAATCTGGGTAAAGGAGAATATTCTCTCTGGACAATCGATTTGTCAGAGGATTATGTACGCATAAACGCAGGATACGAATAG
- the argB gene encoding acetylglutamate kinase, which yields MEEVIKKADVLIEAMPYIRAFRNKIFVIKYGGKIILNENAQRRLLEDLNFLYFVGIKPVLVHGGGPSITQKAAQLGKMVKFVEGRRVTDEAMIKIVEETLTDINQKLIKMVKLLGVEAKGLDGKKDDIIRVKKIEDEIDLGFVGEITEVNSEPIKAVLKEKAIPIVIPLGRGKDRLTYNVNADDAASAIAVSLKAEKFILLTDTRGILRNPEDESSLISTLTQKESLELIERKVIQTGMIPKVKACINALQGGVKKTHIIDGRINHVVLLEIFTDQGIGTEIVK from the coding sequence ATGGAAGAAGTAATTAAAAAAGCGGATGTTTTGATTGAGGCAATGCCTTATATTAGGGCTTTCCGTAACAAAATTTTTGTAATTAAATACGGCGGTAAAATAATTCTTAATGAGAATGCCCAGAGGCGTCTTTTAGAAGACCTAAATTTTTTATATTTTGTAGGTATCAAACCTGTGCTTGTGCATGGGGGTGGACCTTCGATTACCCAGAAAGCAGCACAGTTAGGTAAAATGGTAAAGTTTGTTGAGGGCAGGAGAGTAACCGATGAAGCAATGATAAAAATAGTGGAAGAGACCCTTACCGACATAAATCAGAAACTGATAAAAATGGTGAAACTTTTAGGAGTAGAAGCTAAAGGGTTGGATGGGAAAAAGGACGATATAATCAGAGTTAAAAAGATAGAAGATGAGATTGATTTGGGATTTGTAGGTGAAATTACAGAGGTAAATTCTGAACCGATAAAGGCAGTTTTGAAAGAGAAAGCAATTCCTATAGTTATTCCTTTAGGACGGGGAAAGGATAGACTTACCTATAATGTAAATGCAGATGATGCTGCTTCGGCTATCGCGGTTAGTCTTAAGGCAGAAAAATTTATTCTCCTTACTGATACAAGGGGGATTTTGCGCAATCCAGAAGATGAGAGTTCTTTGATTTCAACACTTACCCAGAAAGAATCTCTGGAGTTAATTGAGCGTAAAGTAATACAGACAGGAATGATTCCTAAGGTTAAAGCGTGTATAAATGCTCTGCAAGGAGGGGTCAAGAAGACACATATTATTGATGGAAGAATAAATCATGTTGTACTGCTGGAGATTTTTACTGACCAGGGTATAGGGACAGAAATTGTAAAGTAA
- a CDS encoding aspartate aminotransferase family protein yields MKTEEVIKLYEDYVMNTYTRMPISLAKGKGSRVWDLEQREYLDFFPGWGVSGLGHVHPKITSAIKEQAKKLIHVSNNYYHHLQARLAKKIIDLSFPGKIFFCNSGAEANEAAFKLARIYGQGKRFEIIAFENSFHGRTIAAIAATGQKKYQEGFEPLPSGFIHVPYNNIKAVRNALSERTIAVILELIQGEGGIKVADFEFVNELYRLCKEKDVLLIVDEVQTGMGRTGEFFCFQNYGIIPDIMTLAKALGGGLPIGAMVARSGVAECFRPGMHASTFGGSPLVCKAALTVIETIQKDRLLNNCRRLGNYLKEKLSVFKEKFSFVREVRGMGLMLALELDISGKTVVDQCRKRGLLINCTQERILRIMPAINVSKKDIDKAVGILEDVLKEHQNTLPY; encoded by the coding sequence ATGAAGACAGAAGAAGTTATAAAGTTATATGAAGATTACGTGATGAATACCTACACCCGCATGCCAATTTCTTTAGCCAAAGGGAAAGGTTCGCGGGTTTGGGATTTAGAACAGAGAGAATATCTTGACTTTTTCCCAGGATGGGGAGTGAGTGGTTTAGGACATGTCCATCCCAAGATTACCTCTGCCATAAAAGAGCAAGCAAAGAAGCTAATTCATGTTTCTAACAATTACTATCATCATCTTCAGGCACGTTTGGCAAAAAAGATAATCGATTTGTCCTTCCCCGGTAAAATCTTCTTTTGTAATTCTGGTGCAGAGGCAAACGAGGCTGCTTTTAAATTGGCAAGAATTTACGGACAGGGTAAACGTTTTGAAATCATCGCTTTTGAAAATTCTTTTCATGGAAGGACCATTGCGGCTATTGCTGCTACAGGACAGAAAAAGTATCAAGAAGGATTTGAACCCTTGCCTTCTGGTTTTATTCATGTTCCTTATAATAATATTAAAGCAGTGAGAAATGCATTGAGTGAGAGGACAATCGCAGTTATTTTAGAATTGATTCAAGGCGAAGGTGGTATAAAAGTAGCGGATTTTGAATTTGTTAATGAACTATACCGCTTATGTAAAGAAAAAGATGTTCTTTTAATTGTAGATGAAGTTCAGACAGGGATGGGAAGGACAGGGGAATTTTTTTGTTTTCAAAACTATGGAATAATTCCTGATATCATGACTTTGGCAAAAGCTTTAGGAGGAGGTTTGCCGATTGGAGCAATGGTGGCAAGGTCAGGGGTTGCGGAGTGTTTCAGACCCGGAATGCATGCTTCTACTTTTGGAGGAAGCCCACTCGTATGCAAAGCAGCTTTAACAGTTATTGAAACGATTCAGAAAGATAGATTGTTAAATAATTGTAGAAGGTTGGGAAATTACCTTAAAGAAAAACTTTCTGTTTTTAAAGAAAAATTTAGTTTTGTGCGTGAGGTGCGGGGAATGGGATTAATGTTGGCGTTGGAATTAGATATTTCGGGTAAAACGGTAGTAGATCAATGTAGAAAACGTGGACTTTTGATAAATTGCACCCAGGAGCGTATTTTGCGGATTATGCCAGCAATAAATGTGAGTAAAAAAGATATTGACAAAGCAGTTGGTATCTTAGAGGATGTGCTTAAAGAACACCAAAATACCTTACCCTACTAA
- the argF gene encoding ornithine carbamoyltransferase, producing MKRDFICIRDWSVKEIEEIFSLTEKLKKDPLGFFSSLEGKTLALIFEKPSTRTHVSFMVGMYQLGGNALYLGPEQVKLGVREPIKDIARTLSRYVDGIVIRTFSHENVLEMARYASIPVINGLSDLLHPCQALADIFTIREKKGKVRKVKLGFIGDGNNVLHSLLYGCSKLGIDLYIATPKGYEPKEIIFREAKMLAKKSGAEIRMSTSPYTVVKECEFLYTDVWVSMGQEKEKRKRLRDFKGFQLNRKLFSEAGNMPYILHCLPCHRGEEITDEVIEGKNSLVFEQAENRLHVQKAILIKLLS from the coding sequence ATGAAAAGAGATTTCATTTGTATAAGAGATTGGTCAGTAAAGGAGATAGAAGAGATTTTTTCTCTTACTGAGAAATTAAAAAAAGATCCCCTAGGATTTTTCTCTTCCTTGGAAGGGAAAACGCTTGCTTTAATTTTTGAGAAACCTTCTACGCGAACCCACGTTTCCTTTATGGTGGGGATGTATCAGTTAGGAGGCAATGCCCTCTATTTGGGACCAGAACAAGTAAAATTAGGAGTGAGGGAGCCGATTAAAGATATTGCCCGAACTCTCAGTAGATATGTTGACGGAATTGTTATACGCACTTTTTCTCATGAGAATGTGTTAGAAATGGCAAGGTATGCGAGCATTCCGGTGATTAATGGTTTGTCTGATTTGCTTCATCCTTGCCAGGCATTGGCGGATATATTTACGATTAGGGAAAAAAAAGGCAAGGTGAGAAAAGTTAAACTTGGCTTTATTGGGGATGGCAACAATGTTCTTCATTCTCTTCTTTACGGTTGTAGTAAGTTAGGAATAGACCTTTATATTGCCACACCTAAAGGTTATGAACCCAAAGAAATTATTTTTAGAGAAGCGAAGATGTTGGCGAAAAAAAGCGGTGCTGAGATTAGAATGAGTACTTCTCCTTATACTGTGGTAAAGGAATGTGAATTTCTTTACACGGATGTGTGGGTAAGCATGGGGCAGGAGAAAGAGAAGAGAAAACGACTGAGAGACTTTAAGGGGTTTCAGCTGAATAGAAAACTTTTTTCTGAGGCAGGTAATATGCCTTATATTTTACACTGTCTTCCTTGTCACCGAGGAGAAGAGATTACCGATGAAGTTATCGAGGGAAAGAATTCCCTTGTTTTTGAACAGGCAGAAAATAGGTTGCATGTGCAGAAGGCGATTTTAATTAAACTCTTAAGTTGA
- a CDS encoding argininosuccinate synthase, with protein sequence MKKIILAYSGGLDTSVALHWLKKKGFKVIAFLADIGQQAEFKKLSERAKKIGADNIYVKDLRREFLEEYCWRALKAGAVYEGKYLLSTALSRPLIAKYLVGIAKKEKAEFIAHGCTGKGNDQVRFEVSVSILAPELKIIAPLRVWDLKSREEEIAYAKKNAIPIDVTKKSPYSIDHNLWGVSIECGALEDPRVEPPEDAYQITSPISATPDKPLYLEIYFEKGVPTGIKGERGGALDLVRELNRLGGEHGIGRTDLVENRLIGIKSREIYEAPAASILYTAHRELEAMNLDRETLHFKPIISAKYAELIYYGLWFTPLRSALDSFLEKIQETITGCVRLKLFKGNCIPVGRKSSYSLYKKEIATYSSKSQFDQKLAEGFIKIWATPYINQRI encoded by the coding sequence ATGAAAAAGATAATCTTGGCTTATTCCGGAGGTTTGGATACATCGGTTGCCCTTCACTGGTTGAAGAAAAAAGGTTTTAAAGTAATTGCTTTTTTGGCGGATATAGGACAGCAGGCAGAATTTAAAAAGCTATCGGAAAGAGCAAAGAAGATAGGTGCAGATAATATTTATGTCAAAGATTTGAGAAGAGAATTCTTAGAAGAGTATTGTTGGCGGGCGCTTAAAGCTGGGGCAGTTTATGAAGGAAAATATTTGTTGTCTACTGCTTTAAGTAGGCCTTTAATTGCTAAGTACTTAGTAGGGATAGCCAAAAAGGAAAAAGCGGAGTTTATTGCTCATGGTTGCACAGGTAAGGGAAATGACCAGGTTCGCTTTGAGGTTTCGGTCTCTATCCTGGCACCGGAATTAAAAATCATTGCTCCTTTGCGAGTCTGGGATTTGAAATCAAGGGAAGAAGAAATTGCCTATGCGAAAAAAAATGCTATACCCATCGATGTTACTAAGAAAAGCCCTTATTCTATAGACCATAACCTTTGGGGAGTGAGTATTGAATGTGGAGCCTTGGAAGATCCCCGGGTTGAACCCCCAGAAGATGCTTATCAGATAACCAGTCCTATTTCTGCTACGCCGGATAAACCTTTGTATCTGGAGATTTATTTTGAAAAAGGAGTGCCTACCGGAATAAAAGGAGAGCGTGGGGGAGCTTTAGATTTAGTAAGGGAGTTGAATAGATTAGGTGGAGAGCATGGAATAGGACGCACAGATTTGGTAGAAAATCGTCTTATAGGAATAAAGAGCAGAGAGATTTATGAAGCCCCCGCCGCTTCAATACTCTATACTGCGCACCGGGAGTTAGAGGCGATGAATCTTGACCGTGAGACTCTCCATTTTAAACCGATTATTTCTGCTAAATATGCAGAGTTAATTTATTATGGGCTGTGGTTTACTCCTCTCAGGTCTGCTTTAGATAGTTTTCTGGAGAAGATTCAAGAGACCATTACGGGATGCGTGCGTTTGAAACTTTTTAAAGGAAATTGCATTCCTGTAGGAAGGAAATCTTCTTATTCTTTATACAAGAAAGAAATTGCTACTTATAGTAGCAAAAGTCAATTTGACCAAAAGTTAGCCGAAGGTTTTATTAAGATTTGGGCTACGCCATACATTAATCAGCGAATTTAA